A window from Corythoichthys intestinalis isolate RoL2023-P3 chromosome 10, ASM3026506v1, whole genome shotgun sequence encodes these proteins:
- the LOC130922617 gene encoding E3 ubiquitin-protein ligase TRIM35-like isoform X1 encodes MSISQNEQLQLDIPNSAEENAVFSKTMAERLEDHLQCPTCLDVFKDPVILRCSHSFCRACLQEWKDTGERSCPLCRTEFSSMHTPMNLALKNLCENVSRASVKSEDICSLHQEELKLFCLDHQELVCLICRDSEIHVGHKFRPLEEIVKGHHEELQKGLQKANKRLQYYNDCRGNCHEQAEYIKVQREMVERKIKKDFEELRCFLHVEEEARLAAVREEEKNKSQTMKEKIAVLDQQMAALSDAIRSTEELLTSGNVSFIKKFKTAMSRIQELPERPQLLPGGLLDEAKHVGNLKFKVWERMKETLTYSPVILDPNTASPELSLSEDLTSLSWEEPKQQRPKNPDRLKSDSVLGCALNLGRYVWDVEVENNNDWQVGIAWGDPCFQQKMNNSWFAGFWDGKYRNFNGQYGEWNPLVQVQMIRVEVDMNERSLSFSEPVTNTKLWNATKPSDWPNYSRNTKMYSSFHTSHTSPRKRIPNRLQSVKKLSSRPNSEGNTVWYPPFQRTHSKSSDWPNLSGNTKMYPYFWTKHKSSLKIIPIPPGVTTAIH; translated from the exons ATGAGTATTAGCCAAAACG AGCAGCTGCAGCTCGACATTCCAAACTCCGCTGAGGAAAACGCCGTGTTCTCTAAAACCATGGCTGAACGTCTGGAGGACCATCTTCAATGTCCCACCTGTCTGGATGTCTTCAAAGATCCTGTTATTCTGCGGTGCAGTCACAGCTTCTGCCGTGCATGTCTGCAAGAATGGAAGGACACAGGAGAACGATCGTGTCCACTCTGTAGGACGGAGTTTAGTTCGATGCATACGCCTATGAATTTGGCACTGAAGAATCTGTGTGAGAACGTTTCACGAGCCTCAGTCAAGTCAGAAGACATCTGCAGCTTGCACCAGGAGGAACTCAAACTCTTCTGCTTGGATCACCAGGAGCTTGTGTGCCTCATCTGCAGAGACTCAGAAATCCACGTTGGTCACAAGTTCCGGCCCCTTGAAGAAATTGTGAAAGGTCATCATGAGGAACTCCAGAAAGGCCTGCAGAAGGCCAACAAAAGACTCCAATATTACAACGACTGTAGAGGGAACTGCCATGAACAGGCAGAGTACATCAAAGTCCAGAGGGAGATGGTCGAACGCAAGATTAAGAAGGATTTTGAGGAGCTTCGTTGCTTCCTTCACGTGGAGGAGGAGGCCAGGTTGGCTGCGGTCAGGGAGGAAGAGAAGAACAAGAGTCAAACGATGAAGGAGAAGATCGCGGTTCTCGACCAACAAATGGCCGCTCTCTCGGATGCCATTAGAAGCACTGAGGAACTGCTGACGTCTGGCAATGTTTCTTTCATTAAGAAGTTCAAGACTGCAATGAGCAGGATCCAAGAGCTGCCTGAAAGGCCGCAGCTGCTGCCAGGAGGTCTGCTGGACGAAGCCAAACACGTGGGCAACCTCAAGTTCAAGGTTTGGGAGCGGATGAAGGAGACCCTCACCTACAGTCCCGTCATTCTGGACCCCAACACGGCCAGTCCAGAACTCAGTCTGTCAGAAGATCTGACCAGTCTGAGTTGGGAAGAACCGAAGCAGCAGCGTCCAAAGAATCCAGACAGATTGAAGTCGGATTCTGTGTTGGGATGTGCTTTGAACTTGGGAAGATACGTCTGGGATGTTGAGGTGGAAAACAACAATGACTGGCAAGTGGGGATCGCGtggggggacccctgttttcagCAGAAAATGAATAATAGTTGGTTCGCTGGATTTTGGGATGGTAAATACAGAAATTTTAATGGCCAATATGGAGAGTGGAATCCGCTTGTCCAAGTGCAGATGATCCGAGTTGAAGTGGACATGAATGAAAGGTCATTGTCCTTCTCTGAACCTGTAACAAACACCAAATTGTGGAATGCTACGAAGCCTTCGGATTGGCCAAATTATTCCCGTAACACCAAAATGTATTCTTCCTTTCACACATCACATACAAGTCCACGAAAAAGAATCCCCAACAGATTGCAGAGCGTTAAGAAGCTTTCCAGTAGGCCAAATTCGGAGGGTAACACCGTATGGTATCCTCCCTTTCAAAGAACACATTCGAAGTCTTCTGATTGGCCAAATTTGTCCGGTAACACCAAAATGTATCCTTACTTTTGGACAAAacataaaagttctctaaaaataATCCCCATTCCACCTGGTGTTACGACTGCCATCCATTAG
- the LOC130922617 gene encoding E3 ubiquitin-protein ligase TRIM35-like isoform X2: protein MAERLEDHLQCPTCLDVFKDPVILRCSHSFCRACLQEWKDTGERSCPLCRTEFSSMHTPMNLALKNLCENVSRASVKSEDICSLHQEELKLFCLDHQELVCLICRDSEIHVGHKFRPLEEIVKGHHEELQKGLQKANKRLQYYNDCRGNCHEQAEYIKVQREMVERKIKKDFEELRCFLHVEEEARLAAVREEEKNKSQTMKEKIAVLDQQMAALSDAIRSTEELLTSGNVSFIKKFKTAMSRIQELPERPQLLPGGLLDEAKHVGNLKFKVWERMKETLTYSPVILDPNTASPELSLSEDLTSLSWEEPKQQRPKNPDRLKSDSVLGCALNLGRYVWDVEVENNNDWQVGIAWGDPCFQQKMNNSWFAGFWDGKYRNFNGQYGEWNPLVQVQMIRVEVDMNERSLSFSEPVTNTKLWNATKPSDWPNYSRNTKMYSSFHTSHTSPRKRIPNRLQSVKKLSSRPNSEGNTVWYPPFQRTHSKSSDWPNLSGNTKMYPYFWTKHKSSLKIIPIPPGVTTAIH from the coding sequence ATGGCTGAACGTCTGGAGGACCATCTTCAATGTCCCACCTGTCTGGATGTCTTCAAAGATCCTGTTATTCTGCGGTGCAGTCACAGCTTCTGCCGTGCATGTCTGCAAGAATGGAAGGACACAGGAGAACGATCGTGTCCACTCTGTAGGACGGAGTTTAGTTCGATGCATACGCCTATGAATTTGGCACTGAAGAATCTGTGTGAGAACGTTTCACGAGCCTCAGTCAAGTCAGAAGACATCTGCAGCTTGCACCAGGAGGAACTCAAACTCTTCTGCTTGGATCACCAGGAGCTTGTGTGCCTCATCTGCAGAGACTCAGAAATCCACGTTGGTCACAAGTTCCGGCCCCTTGAAGAAATTGTGAAAGGTCATCATGAGGAACTCCAGAAAGGCCTGCAGAAGGCCAACAAAAGACTCCAATATTACAACGACTGTAGAGGGAACTGCCATGAACAGGCAGAGTACATCAAAGTCCAGAGGGAGATGGTCGAACGCAAGATTAAGAAGGATTTTGAGGAGCTTCGTTGCTTCCTTCACGTGGAGGAGGAGGCCAGGTTGGCTGCGGTCAGGGAGGAAGAGAAGAACAAGAGTCAAACGATGAAGGAGAAGATCGCGGTTCTCGACCAACAAATGGCCGCTCTCTCGGATGCCATTAGAAGCACTGAGGAACTGCTGACGTCTGGCAATGTTTCTTTCATTAAGAAGTTCAAGACTGCAATGAGCAGGATCCAAGAGCTGCCTGAAAGGCCGCAGCTGCTGCCAGGAGGTCTGCTGGACGAAGCCAAACACGTGGGCAACCTCAAGTTCAAGGTTTGGGAGCGGATGAAGGAGACCCTCACCTACAGTCCCGTCATTCTGGACCCCAACACGGCCAGTCCAGAACTCAGTCTGTCAGAAGATCTGACCAGTCTGAGTTGGGAAGAACCGAAGCAGCAGCGTCCAAAGAATCCAGACAGATTGAAGTCGGATTCTGTGTTGGGATGTGCTTTGAACTTGGGAAGATACGTCTGGGATGTTGAGGTGGAAAACAACAATGACTGGCAAGTGGGGATCGCGtggggggacccctgttttcagCAGAAAATGAATAATAGTTGGTTCGCTGGATTTTGGGATGGTAAATACAGAAATTTTAATGGCCAATATGGAGAGTGGAATCCGCTTGTCCAAGTGCAGATGATCCGAGTTGAAGTGGACATGAATGAAAGGTCATTGTCCTTCTCTGAACCTGTAACAAACACCAAATTGTGGAATGCTACGAAGCCTTCGGATTGGCCAAATTATTCCCGTAACACCAAAATGTATTCTTCCTTTCACACATCACATACAAGTCCACGAAAAAGAATCCCCAACAGATTGCAGAGCGTTAAGAAGCTTTCCAGTAGGCCAAATTCGGAGGGTAACACCGTATGGTATCCTCCCTTTCAAAGAACACATTCGAAGTCTTCTGATTGGCCAAATTTGTCCGGTAACACCAAAATGTATCCTTACTTTTGGACAAAacataaaagttctctaaaaataATCCCCATTCCACCTGGTGTTACGACTGCCATCCATTAG